From the Desulfovibrio sp. JC010 genome, one window contains:
- a CDS encoding DASS family sodium-coupled anion symporter, translating to MSDQQDSGNGRRIGFFLGPIVFLIMFLMPVPSGMEPNAWKVAAVTALMAIWWITEAIPIPATSLMPIALFPLLGIMKSKAACAPYANHLIYLFMGGFFLAVTMERWNLHRRIALHTIKTVGTSPNRMILGFMIATGFLSMWVSNTATTMMMVPIGLAVIQQATGFDSKTLRACATSGPESNFGKCLMLGIAYAASMGGVGTIIGTPPNTVMVGMVDKMYGVQIGFGQWMLYGVPLAALMIGISWWILTKVLFPSKGLELAGGEAIIDKEIEALGPMSKEEKYIVAVGCFVAAFWLSRGFLKKMAFVQELWPNFGFVHDATIGILGAGILFAIPTNFKKGEFLLDWKTAVKIPWDVILLFGGGLAIANGFSKTGLATFIASRLTMLDGLTILAFVAIVVVITIFLTEITSNTATATLLVPIMGSAAIAMGVHPFATIIGACVAASFAFMLPVATPPNAVVFGSGCVSIKQMASAGFWLNMIGAVLITFSVVYLLPVLWGIDLSVLPDWAVMPK from the coding sequence ATGAGCGATCAACAAGATAGTGGTAACGGACGTAGAATCGGTTTTTTTCTGGGACCGATAGTATTCCTGATTATGTTTTTAATGCCCGTGCCTTCCGGTATGGAACCAAATGCGTGGAAGGTCGCGGCAGTAACAGCCCTGATGGCGATCTGGTGGATCACTGAAGCGATCCCCATTCCCGCAACTTCCCTGATGCCTATCGCACTCTTTCCGCTTCTGGGTATCATGAAATCCAAAGCGGCCTGTGCTCCTTATGCTAACCATCTTATTTACCTGTTCATGGGTGGCTTCTTTCTCGCCGTGACCATGGAAAGGTGGAATCTGCACAGACGCATCGCCCTGCATACTATTAAAACCGTCGGTACCAGCCCGAACCGTATGATTCTCGGATTCATGATTGCCACCGGTTTTCTTTCCATGTGGGTTTCCAACACAGCAACAACCATGATGATGGTGCCCATCGGTCTCGCGGTTATCCAGCAGGCCACCGGTTTTGATTCCAAGACCCTCAGAGCCTGTGCTACCAGCGGTCCTGAATCCAACTTCGGTAAATGTCTTATGCTCGGTATCGCCTATGCTGCTTCCATGGGCGGTGTCGGTACTATCATCGGTACCCCCCCGAACACCGTTATGGTCGGCATGGTCGACAAAATGTACGGCGTACAGATCGGTTTCGGACAGTGGATGCTCTACGGTGTTCCCCTTGCCGCTCTTATGATCGGTATTTCCTGGTGGATTCTTACCAAGGTCCTGTTCCCGTCCAAGGGTCTGGAACTGGCCGGTGGTGAAGCCATCATTGATAAGGAAATCGAAGCTCTTGGACCCATGTCCAAGGAAGAAAAATACATCGTCGCAGTCGGTTGTTTCGTAGCTGCTTTCTGGCTCTCCCGCGGTTTCCTGAAAAAGATGGCATTCGTGCAGGAACTCTGGCCCAACTTCGGCTTTGTTCATGATGCAACCATCGGTATTCTCGGTGCGGGTATCCTTTTCGCGATCCCGACCAACTTCAAGAAAGGTGAATTCCTGCTTGATTGGAAAACTGCGGTTAAGATTCCCTGGGATGTAATCCTGCTCTTCGGTGGTGGTCTGGCAATCGCCAACGGTTTCTCCAAAACCGGACTGGCGACCTTTATCGCTTCCAGACTGACCATGCTTGACGGCCTGACCATTCTGGCCTTCGTAGCTATCGTGGTCGTTATCACCATCTTCCTGACTGAAATCACTTCCAACACCGCCACCGCGACCCTGCTTGTCCCAATCATGGGCAGTGCGGCAATCGCCATGGGCGTTCACCCCTTTGCAACCATCATCGGTGCCTGCGTGGCCGCATCCTTTGCATTCATGCTCCCGGTTGCAACCCCGCCAAACGCGGTTGTTTTCGGCTCCGGCTGTGTGTCCATCAAACAGATGGCCTCGGCAGGTTTCTGGCTGAACATGATCGGCGCGGTTTTGATCACCTTCTCAGTGGTCTACCTGCTGCCGGTGCTCTGGGGTATTGATTTAAGTGTCCTCCCCGACTGGGCTGTTATGCCTAAGTAA
- the nifJ gene encoding pyruvate:ferredoxin (flavodoxin) oxidoreductase translates to MAKKMKTMDGNQAASYVAYAMCETAAIYPITPSSPMAELADEWAVQGLKNIFDTTMEVRELQSEAGAAGALHGALAAGNLSCTFTASQGLLLMIPNMYKIAGELLPTVFHVSARAVAGQALSIFGDHQDVMATRQTGFAMLASNSVQESLDLALVSHLATVESSIPFVHFFDGFRTSHEVQKIELIDYNDMAAALNWDKVRDFRDRALNPEHPHTRGTAQNPDIYFQATEAINPYRDAVPGYVEDAMLKVKEITGREYKLFDYVGHPEAEDVIVAMGSGCEAIEETIEKLVADGEKVGLVKVRLFRPFSIEHLGRAIPATCQQLTVLDRTKEGGAIGDPLYLDVCTALKEMNIDLPVHAGRYGLGSKEFTPAMVKAIYDNMKSLSPRHHFTVGINDDVTRHSIEVGESIDTTPEGTVQCKFWGLGSDGTVGANKQAIKIIGDKTDMYAQGYFAYDSKKSGGITVSHLRFGKSPIKSTYLVEIADFIACHNPSYVKLYDLLDGIRENGTFLLNTSMGLEELEAELPAKLRRKIAQNKLKFYVIDGVKIAGDVGLGGRINMVMQTAFFKLANVIPFEDAVKYLKESIQDAYGKKGEKIVNMNNAAVDQAEANLIEIKYPESWATAEDEEAVESFEPEFITDVVKPILAQKGDELPVSAFSPDGRFPMGTSRFEKRGVAIMVPEWIMDNCIQCNQCSFVCPHSALRPVLVDEEEMKIAPESFETMDAKGKGMEGLKYRMQVNALDCQGCGNCADICPAKEKALVMKPLATQTEKEVPNYDFSEIISFKDRILPRTSVKGSQFQQSLMEFSGACAGCGETPYVKVLTQLFGERMIIANATGCSSIWGASAPSTPYCENLEGHGPAWGNSLFEDAAEYGFGMEMAISNRRERLKMQMEQALELDITDELKAALKGWIENKEDAAKSLEYGDQLRELLAVEADNYDLLLEIEEQEDIFTKKSVWCFGGDGWAYDIGFGGVDHVLASGKDINILVMDTEVYSNTGGQASKATPLGSIAKFAAAGKHTSKKDLGRMMMSYGYVYVASISMGANKNQVMKAFLEAESYPGPSLIIAYAPCINQGIRKGMGKTQLEGKLAVESGYWPLYRFDPRREENGENPLVVEYKEPDGTLQEFLSGENRYAMLERMMPEASKEMRAGLEKDCKQRYKLLKQLAELDYSDD, encoded by the coding sequence ATGGCAAAAAAAATGAAAACTATGGATGGTAACCAAGCTGCTTCATACGTAGCTTACGCTATGTGCGAAACCGCCGCCATCTATCCCATTACCCCTTCATCCCCCATGGCCGAACTGGCTGACGAGTGGGCTGTTCAGGGTCTGAAAAATATTTTCGATACCACCATGGAAGTACGGGAGCTGCAGTCCGAAGCCGGTGCTGCCGGTGCCCTGCACGGTGCGCTTGCTGCGGGTAACCTTTCCTGTACCTTCACCGCATCTCAGGGTCTGCTGCTGATGATCCCCAACATGTACAAGATCGCGGGCGAACTGCTGCCCACCGTCTTTCATGTTTCCGCCCGTGCTGTAGCCGGACAGGCCCTGTCCATCTTCGGTGACCATCAGGACGTCATGGCTACCCGCCAGACCGGGTTTGCAATGCTGGCATCCAACTCCGTACAGGAATCCCTCGACCTCGCTCTTGTTTCTCATCTGGCGACTGTTGAATCCAGCATTCCTTTTGTACACTTTTTCGACGGCTTCAGAACTTCCCACGAAGTACAGAAGATCGAACTGATCGATTACAACGACATGGCCGCCGCCCTGAACTGGGATAAAGTCCGTGACTTCCGTGACCGTGCACTCAACCCCGAGCACCCGCACACCCGCGGTACCGCCCAGAACCCGGATATCTATTTCCAGGCCACTGAAGCCATCAACCCCTACCGCGACGCTGTTCCCGGTTATGTTGAAGACGCCATGCTCAAGGTTAAGGAAATTACCGGGCGTGAATATAAACTTTTCGACTATGTAGGTCATCCCGAAGCAGAAGACGTCATCGTCGCCATGGGTTCCGGCTGTGAAGCCATTGAAGAAACCATCGAGAAGCTGGTTGCTGACGGCGAAAAAGTCGGTCTGGTAAAAGTCCGCCTGTTCCGTCCGTTCTCCATCGAACATCTCGGCCGCGCAATCCCCGCCACCTGCCAGCAGCTCACCGTTCTGGACCGCACCAAAGAAGGCGGAGCCATCGGCGATCCCCTGTACCTTGATGTCTGCACCGCACTGAAAGAAATGAACATCGACCTGCCCGTGCATGCCGGACGTTACGGCCTCGGTTCCAAGGAATTTACTCCTGCAATGGTCAAGGCCATCTACGACAACATGAAGTCCCTGTCTCCCAGACACCACTTCACTGTAGGTATCAACGACGACGTTACCCGCCACTCCATCGAAGTGGGCGAGAGCATCGATACCACCCCCGAAGGCACTGTGCAGTGTAAGTTCTGGGGTCTCGGTTCCGACGGTACTGTGGGCGCCAACAAGCAGGCCATTAAAATTATCGGTGACAAAACCGACATGTACGCACAGGGTTACTTTGCCTACGACTCCAAGAAGTCCGGCGGTATTACCGTATCCCACCTGCGTTTCGGTAAAAGCCCCATTAAGTCCACTTACCTTGTTGAAATTGCGGACTTCATCGCCTGTCACAACCCCAGCTATGTAAAACTTTACGACCTGTTGGACGGTATTCGCGAAAACGGAACCTTCCTGCTCAACACCAGCATGGGGCTTGAAGAGCTGGAAGCCGAACTGCCCGCAAAACTGCGCCGCAAGATTGCTCAGAACAAGCTTAAGTTCTACGTCATCGACGGTGTTAAAATCGCAGGTGATGTCGGTCTCGGCGGACGTATCAACATGGTCATGCAGACCGCGTTCTTCAAGCTGGCAAATGTCATCCCCTTTGAAGACGCAGTCAAATACCTCAAAGAATCCATTCAGGATGCTTACGGCAAAAAGGGCGAGAAGATCGTCAACATGAACAACGCCGCAGTTGATCAGGCCGAAGCAAACCTTATTGAAATTAAATATCCCGAAAGCTGGGCCACCGCTGAAGATGAAGAAGCAGTTGAATCCTTCGAACCTGAATTCATCACTGACGTTGTTAAGCCCATCCTCGCCCAGAAAGGTGACGAACTCCCGGTCAGTGCATTCTCCCCTGACGGACGTTTCCCCATGGGTACTTCCCGCTTTGAAAAGCGCGGTGTAGCAATCATGGTCCCCGAATGGATCATGGATAACTGCATCCAGTGCAACCAGTGCTCCTTTGTCTGCCCGCACAGTGCCCTGCGCCCCGTTCTTGTAGATGAAGAAGAAATGAAGATTGCACCTGAGTCCTTTGAAACCATGGATGCCAAGGGCAAAGGCATGGAAGGTCTCAAGTACCGCATGCAGGTCAACGCCCTTGACTGTCAGGGCTGCGGCAACTGCGCCGACATCTGCCCGGCCAAGGAAAAAGCTCTGGTCATGAAGCCGCTGGCTACCCAGACCGAAAAAGAAGTTCCCAACTACGACTTCTCCGAAATCATATCCTTCAAGGACCGCATCCTGCCCCGCACCAGCGTTAAGGGCAGCCAGTTCCAGCAGTCCCTTATGGAATTCTCCGGCGCATGTGCCGGTTGCGGTGAAACACCTTACGTTAAGGTTCTCACCCAGCTCTTCGGTGAACGCATGATTATTGCCAACGCCACCGGTTGTTCCTCCATCTGGGGCGCATCCGCACCTTCCACTCCTTACTGCGAGAACCTTGAAGGTCACGGACCCGCATGGGGTAACTCCCTGTTCGAAGATGCCGCTGAATACGGCTTCGGTATGGAAATGGCTATCTCCAACCGCCGCGAACGTCTGAAAATGCAGATGGAACAGGCTCTTGAGCTGGACATCACCGACGAACTCAAAGCAGCTCTCAAAGGCTGGATTGAAAACAAGGAAGACGCTGCCAAGTCTCTCGAATACGGCGACCAGCTGCGTGAGCTCCTAGCTGTAGAAGCTGACAACTACGACCTGCTGCTTGAAATCGAAGAGCAGGAAGATATCTTCACCAAGAAGTCCGTATGGTGCTTCGGCGGTGACGGCTGGGCCTACGATATCGGCTTCGGCGGTGTTGACCACGTTCTCGCTTCCGGCAAGGACATCAACATCCTCGTTATGGATACCGAAGTGTACTCCAACACCGGTGGTCAGGCTTCCAAGGCAACTCCGCTCGGCTCTATCGCCAAGTTCGCAGCTGCCGGTAAGCACACCTCCAAGAAAGACCTCGGTCGCATGATGATGAGCTACGGCTACGTTTACGTTGCCTCCATCTCCATGGGTGCCAACAAGAATCAGGTCATGAAGGCTTTCCTCGAAGCTGAGTCCTATCCCGGACCTTCCCTGATTATTGCTTACGCTCCCTGCATCAACCAGGGTATCCGCAAGGGTATGGGTAAAACCCAGCTCGAAGGCAAGCTTGCGGTTGAGTCCGGCTACTGGCCGCTTTACCGCTTCGACCCCCGCCGCGAAGAGAACGGCGAGAATCCGCTGGTTGTTGAATACAAAGAGCCTGACGGAACCCTGCAGGAATTCCTTTCCGGCGAAAACCGTTACGCAATGCTTGAGCGCATGATGCCCGAAGCATCCAAGGAAATGCGCGCAGGTCTCGAAAAAGACTGCAAGCAGCGTTACAAGCTTCTCAAGCAGCTTGCTGAACTTGATTACTCTGACGATTAA
- a CDS encoding fumarate hydratase, whose amino-acid sequence MRTIKAEQVIDAVAKMCVSANRYLPEDVKKRFEECAAAEDSPAAKEVFKQIKENWELAAESGLPLCQDTGLAVFIVEMGEDVRVEDMNIREAINEGVRKGYDEGFLRKSACDPLTRANTKDNTPAIIHFDIVPGDKIKITFMAKGGGSENMSRVTMMAPAMGWEGIKKFVIERVAEAGPNPCPPTMVGIGVGGTFEYSALLAKKSLMRKVGEPHPDPEMAKLEAELMEDINKLGIGPMGLGGKTTVFDVKIEMRPCHIASLPLAVNIQCHSSRHEEVVL is encoded by the coding sequence ATGCGTACCATTAAAGCTGAACAGGTTATCGATGCCGTGGCGAAAATGTGCGTAAGCGCAAACCGCTACCTGCCCGAAGACGTGAAAAAGCGTTTTGAAGAATGCGCTGCTGCCGAGGATTCCCCGGCGGCCAAGGAAGTCTTCAAGCAGATCAAGGAAAACTGGGAGCTGGCTGCCGAATCAGGTCTGCCGCTTTGTCAGGATACCGGACTGGCTGTCTTCATTGTTGAGATGGGCGAAGATGTGCGTGTGGAAGACATGAACATCCGCGAGGCCATCAATGAAGGCGTCCGCAAGGGGTACGATGAAGGGTTCCTGCGCAAGTCCGCCTGTGATCCCCTGACCCGGGCCAATACCAAGGACAACACCCCGGCCATCATTCATTTTGATATCGTCCCCGGTGACAAGATCAAAATCACCTTTATGGCCAAGGGCGGCGGTTCCGAGAATATGAGTCGCGTAACCATGATGGCTCCGGCCATGGGCTGGGAAGGCATCAAGAAGTTTGTCATCGAGCGCGTTGCCGAAGCCGGACCCAACCCCTGTCCCCCGACCATGGTCGGTATCGGCGTGGGCGGTACCTTCGAATACTCCGCTCTGCTGGCGAAAAAATCGCTCATGCGCAAAGTGGGTGAGCCTCATCCCGATCCTGAAATGGCCAAGCTTGAAGCTGAGCTCATGGAAGATATCAACAAGCTCGGCATCGGTCCCATGGGCCTTGGCGGCAAGACCACCGTTTTTGACGTCAAGATCGAAATGCGCCCCTGCCACATTGCGTCCCTGCCGCTGGCGGTGAACATCCAGTGCCATTCTTCAAGGCACGAGGAGGTTGTACTCTAA
- the pta gene encoding phosphate acetyltransferase encodes MSKSLYIAATEARSGKSAIVLGVMQLLLTHLRKVAIFRPIIHDNFRDRDHDIDLILRHFKLPQDYDTTYAYTQSEATRLLNDGKQSLLMENILDRFKELEDNYDFVLCEGTDYLGGEAALEFQMNLDVASNLGSPVLAVLNAMDSYEDEICDLANRTVAMFEEKGLDVISVMVNRASKHFSPELANNLRGCLKSKNNPLVYVLPDDKRLGNPTMNDVVKWLNCNVLYGKDRLDTPVDNYVVAAMQIENFLKYVNDGSLIITPGDRSDIILASLSSRLSDSYPNVSGILLTGGIKPAMTVHHLIEGWKGVPLPILVAPGHTYKTAQILRGLHGKIDPENQAKVLSAMGLFETCVDSHELQQKLVSSRSTRITPYMFEHTLLHKAREDKRHIVLPEGKEERILRAADILRRRDVVNLTLLGNEDEVRHAASDIGISLNGIEVVDPVNSEHFDRFVDEYFELRKHKCIVKDDARDRMSDPTYFGTMMVYTGVADGMVSGSITTTAQTIRPAFEFIKTKPGFSIVSSVFLMCNNDKVMAYGDCAVNPNPNAQELAEIAISSAHTAEIFGIEPRVAMLSYSTGESGKGLSVDKVKEATKLIREMAPEIAVEGPLQYDAAVDPEVAAELMPDSDVAGQASVLIFPDLNTGNNTYKAVQRSQPESVAIGPVLQGLKKPVNDLSRGCTVRDVVNTVAITAIQAIAEKNNSGG; translated from the coding sequence ATGTCAAAGAGCTTGTACATTGCGGCAACTGAGGCCCGGAGTGGGAAATCTGCAATCGTCCTCGGAGTGATGCAGCTGCTTCTGACCCACCTGCGCAAGGTGGCGATTTTCCGGCCCATCATTCACGACAATTTCCGGGACCGTGACCATGATATTGATCTTATCCTGCGCCATTTCAAACTTCCGCAGGATTATGACACCACCTACGCCTACACCCAGAGCGAGGCCACCCGGCTGCTCAATGACGGCAAACAATCCCTGCTCATGGAAAATATCCTCGACCGTTTCAAGGAGCTGGAGGACAATTACGACTTTGTTCTTTGTGAAGGTACAGATTACCTCGGCGGTGAAGCTGCGCTGGAATTTCAGATGAACCTTGATGTAGCCAGCAACCTCGGCAGTCCTGTGCTGGCGGTGCTCAATGCCATGGACAGTTACGAAGATGAGATCTGCGATCTTGCCAACCGCACCGTAGCCATGTTTGAGGAAAAGGGACTGGATGTCATTTCGGTCATGGTCAACCGGGCTTCAAAGCATTTTTCCCCGGAGCTTGCGAATAATCTGCGCGGTTGCCTGAAGAGCAAGAACAACCCGCTGGTTTACGTGCTGCCCGATGACAAAAGGCTGGGCAATCCGACCATGAATGACGTTGTCAAATGGCTGAACTGTAATGTGCTTTACGGTAAAGACCGCCTTGATACACCTGTTGATAATTATGTGGTCGCGGCCATGCAGATTGAGAATTTCCTGAAATACGTCAATGACGGCAGTCTGATCATAACCCCCGGCGACCGTTCAGACATAATCCTCGCCAGCCTGTCCTCGCGTCTTTCCGATTCATATCCCAATGTTTCGGGAATCCTGCTTACCGGGGGAATCAAGCCGGCCATGACCGTGCATCATTTAATAGAAGGGTGGAAGGGCGTTCCTTTGCCCATCCTCGTGGCACCGGGGCATACTTACAAAACCGCCCAGATTCTGCGCGGGCTGCACGGCAAGATTGATCCGGAAAATCAGGCCAAGGTGCTTTCGGCCATGGGGCTGTTTGAAACCTGTGTTGATTCACATGAGCTGCAGCAGAAGCTGGTTTCCAGCCGTTCCACCCGGATCACACCTTACATGTTCGAGCACACCCTGTTGCACAAAGCCCGTGAGGATAAACGGCATATTGTACTTCCTGAAGGCAAGGAGGAACGCATCCTGCGTGCTGCGGACATCCTGCGCCGCCGTGATGTTGTCAACCTGACCCTGCTCGGCAATGAAGATGAAGTGCGCCATGCTGCTTCGGATATCGGTATCAGTTTGAACGGTATTGAAGTTGTCGATCCGGTTAATTCCGAGCATTTTGACCGTTTTGTGGATGAGTATTTCGAACTGCGCAAACATAAGTGTATTGTGAAGGATGATGCCCGTGACCGCATGAGCGATCCTACATATTTCGGGACCATGATGGTCTATACCGGAGTAGCCGACGGCATGGTTTCCGGCTCCATTACAACCACTGCCCAGACCATTCGTCCTGCATTTGAATTCATCAAGACCAAACCTGGCTTTTCCATTGTTTCCAGTGTGTTTCTCATGTGCAACAATGATAAGGTTATGGCTTACGGTGATTGCGCGGTAAACCCTAATCCCAATGCACAGGAACTGGCCGAAATTGCCATCAGTTCCGCGCACACTGCGGAAATCTTCGGAATAGAACCGCGGGTAGCCATGCTTTCTTATTCCACCGGAGAATCGGGTAAGGGCTTGTCGGTTGATAAAGTCAAGGAGGCAACCAAGTTGATCCGGGAAATGGCACCGGAAATAGCAGTGGAAGGACCGCTGCAATATGACGCCGCCGTGGACCCGGAAGTTGCCGCTGAGCTCATGCCGGACAGCGATGTTGCCGGACAGGCCAGCGTACTCATTTTTCCCGATCTCAATACCGGGAACAATACCTACAAGGCCGTGCAGCGGTCACAGCCGGAATCAGTTGCCATCGGTCCGGTCCTGCAGGGTTTGAAAAAACCGGTTAACGATCTCAGCCGCGGCTGTACTGTGCGTGATGTGGTCAATACCGTGGCAATTACCGCCATTCAGGCCATAGCGGAAAAAAATAATTCCGGCGGTTGA
- a CDS encoding malic enzyme-like NAD(P)-binding protein, producing MALFTKQEALDYHSKGRKGKVEVVPVKPCDTQKHLSMAYSPGVAESCKEIAEDKEKSYLYTGRGNLVAVVSNGTAVLGLGNIGPEAGKPVMEGKGVLFKVFADVDVYDINLDVSDPDELCAIVKAMEPTFGGINLEDIKAPECFYIEEKLKKEMDIPVFHDDQHGTAIISGAGLINAAEITGKKIEDMRLVVSGAGASAVACTNFYKSLGIKPENIAMFDSRGHINNSREGLNEQKQSFATDKEYKDLADAMNGADVFLGLSVKGMVTKDMVKSMADSPIIFAMANPDPEISYTDAKEARPDAIMGTGRSDFPNQINNVLGFPFIFRGALDVNATAINEEMKIAAANSLAAMAKTPAPDYVCEAYGVDKLEFGIDYIIPKPLDLRLIEFESAAVAQAAMDTGVARKKIDIEEYKKELRERLAASRERVGDFIKSYDLDI from the coding sequence ATGGCTCTTTTCACTAAACAGGAAGCTCTTGATTACCATTCCAAAGGTAGAAAGGGTAAAGTTGAAGTCGTTCCCGTAAAACCCTGCGATACCCAGAAACACCTCTCCATGGCTTACAGCCCCGGTGTTGCTGAATCCTGCAAGGAAATCGCGGAAGATAAAGAAAAATCCTACCTCTACACCGGTCGCGGCAACCTTGTTGCTGTTGTTTCCAACGGTACCGCAGTTCTCGGTCTCGGTAACATCGGCCCCGAAGCGGGTAAGCCGGTTATGGAAGGTAAGGGCGTTCTCTTCAAGGTCTTTGCAGACGTTGACGTTTACGACATCAACCTCGATGTTTCCGATCCTGACGAACTTTGCGCCATTGTTAAAGCTATGGAACCCACCTTCGGCGGTATCAACCTCGAAGATATCAAGGCTCCCGAATGCTTCTACATTGAAGAAAAGCTCAAAAAAGAAATGGATATCCCGGTTTTTCATGATGACCAGCACGGTACCGCCATCATCTCCGGTGCAGGGCTGATCAACGCTGCTGAAATCACCGGTAAGAAAATCGAAGACATGCGTCTGGTTGTTTCCGGCGCAGGTGCTTCCGCAGTAGCCTGCACCAACTTCTACAAGTCTCTGGGCATCAAACCTGAGAACATCGCCATGTTCGACTCCCGCGGCCACATCAACAACAGCCGTGAAGGTCTCAACGAACAGAAGCAGTCTTTTGCCACTGACAAAGAATACAAGGATCTCGCTGACGCCATGAACGGTGCTGACGTATTCCTCGGACTCTCCGTCAAAGGCATGGTCACCAAAGATATGGTTAAATCCATGGCTGATTCTCCCATTATCTTTGCCATGGCCAACCCCGATCCTGAAATCTCCTACACCGATGCCAAGGAAGCACGTCCCGACGCCATCATGGGTACCGGACGTTCCGACTTCCCCAACCAGATCAACAATGTTCTGGGCTTCCCCTTCATCTTCCGTGGTGCGTTGGATGTAAACGCTACCGCCATCAACGAAGAAATGAAGATTGCAGCAGCGAACTCACTGGCAGCCATGGCAAAGACCCCGGCTCCGGATTACGTCTGCGAAGCTTACGGTGTGGACAAGCTCGAATTCGGTATCGACTACATCATTCCCAAGCCGCTTGACCTGCGTCTGATCGAATTCGAATCAGCAGCAGTTGCGCAGGCCGCCATGGATACCGGTGTGGCCCGCAAGAAGATCGACATCGAAGAGTACAAGAAAGAACTGCGCGAGCGTCTGGCTGCTTCCAGAGAACGCGTCGGTGATTTCATCAAGTCTTACGACTTGGATATCTAG
- a CDS encoding fumarate reductase iron-sulfur subunit — MSRQLEFDIFRYNPQDKGSVPHMQTFVLDETENMTLFIALNRLREEQDPGLIFDFCCRAGICGACAMVVNGKPRLACQTKTVDLPSQITLLPLPVYQLIGDLSVDTGSWFREMYQTTESWIHTNKTFDPTALEERMENEVAEQIYELERCIECGCCVAACGTARLRDDFLGAAALNRVARFVVDPRDQRTDRDYFEVIGNDEGIFGCMGLLGCEDVCPKGLPLQNQLGFLRRKMGITAIKEIFRK; from the coding sequence ATGAGCAGACAACTCGAATTTGATATATTCCGTTACAATCCTCAGGATAAGGGGTCGGTTCCGCACATGCAGACCTTTGTGCTGGATGAAACCGAGAATATGACCCTGTTCATCGCGCTGAACCGTCTGCGCGAAGAGCAGGACCCCGGCCTGATTTTTGATTTCTGCTGCCGCGCGGGCATCTGCGGTGCCTGCGCCATGGTGGTCAACGGTAAACCCCGTCTGGCCTGCCAGACCAAGACTGTGGACCTGCCCAGTCAGATTACCCTGCTGCCCCTGCCTGTATATCAGCTGATCGGTGACCTTTCAGTTGATACCGGTTCATGGTTCAGGGAAATGTACCAGACCACAGAATCATGGATTCACACCAACAAGACCTTCGATCCCACCGCTCTTGAAGAGCGCATGGAAAACGAAGTTGCCGAGCAGATTTACGAACTGGAACGCTGCATTGAATGCGGCTGCTGCGTTGCCGCCTGCGGTACCGCCCGTCTTCGTGACGACTTCCTCGGTGCCGCCGCACTCAACCGTGTGGCCCGTTTCGTAGTTGACCCCCGCGACCAGCGCACCGACCGCGATTACTTTGAAGTTATCGGTAATGATGAAGGTATCTTCGGCTGTATGGGACTCCTCGGCTGTGAAGATGTCTGCCCCAAAGGCTTGCCTTTGCAGAACCAGCTCGGTTTCCTGCGCCGCAAGATGGGTATCACCGCAATCAAGGAAATATTCAGGAAGTAA
- a CDS encoding Fe-S-containing hydro-lyase, whose translation MAEYKLNTPLTDEDMVQLRAGDVVKLTGTIYTARDAAHKRLCDLLDEGKELPFDLKGSVVYYVGPSPAPPGRPIGSAGPTTSYRMDTYAPRLHSLGQKASIGKGKRNDEVKQALKDHKAVYFGATGGAGALLSMCIKEAKVIAFDELGPEAIRELTVEEFPLLVINDTHGGELYAVPDRKAAGVE comes from the coding sequence ATGGCTGAATACAAGCTGAATACTCCGCTGACTGATGAAGATATGGTCCAGCTGAGGGCCGGGGATGTGGTCAAACTGACCGGAACCATCTACACCGCCCGCGATGCTGCCCACAAAAGACTTTGCGACCTGCTAGACGAAGGCAAGGAACTGCCTTTCGACCTAAAAGGTTCGGTGGTTTACTACGTCGGTCCCAGCCCGGCCCCTCCGGGCAGGCCCATCGGCTCCGCAGGACCGACCACAAGTTACCGCATGGACACTTACGCACCCCGGCTGCACAGCCTCGGCCAGAAGGCCAGCATCGGCAAGGGTAAGCGTAACGATGAGGTCAAGCAGGCCCTGAAGGATCATAAAGCTGTTTATTTCGGAGCAACCGGCGGTGCCGGAGCTCTGCTTTCCATGTGCATCAAGGAAGCGAAAGTTATCGCCTTTGATGAACTGGGTCCCGAAGCCATCCGTGAACTGACCGTTGAGGAATTTCCTCTGCTGGTCATCAATGATACCCACGGTGGCGAACTGTACGCCGTTCCCGACCGCAAGGCGGCTGGTGTTGAATAA